A stretch of the Uranotaenia lowii strain MFRU-FL chromosome 3, ASM2978415v1, whole genome shotgun sequence genome encodes the following:
- the LOC129756856 gene encoding uncharacterized protein LOC129756856, producing the protein MLVEIVFLVLLRIILLTDVFPLKLQHVRIPPYKFRGESALLECQYELANGNNNGHTQQHRPRPRFDIFHDDDYYSDGNDGDPLGTGGGFSPGGGGAIGGAGAGGTTGSTRTEKLYSVKWYKDNEEFYRYVPSANPAIRSFKVDGIRVDPNHSDNSKVFLRQLSLKSSGVYRCEISAEAPNFDSVQGEGRLDVIYIPKDGPHISGDRDARSYHMGETLELNCTSGRSYPASTLQWFINDEPVTDSELLIPYPRFQNPHGLITSFLGLNVIVGPHHYERGIMRIKCVASLSPVLWREGKESILQWEQPTFDNREAMLLVKSGAQSWKFSINRYLNLGSLTMILVKVLL; encoded by the exons ACGTCTTCCCGCTAAAATTGCAACATGTTCGGATACCCCCCTACAAGTTCCGCGGCGAATCGGCCCTTCTCGAGTGTCAGTACGAGCTGGCCAACGGAAACAACAACGGACACACCCAACAACACAGACCTCGACCCAGGTTCGATATTTTCCACGATGACGATTACTACAGCGATGGCAACGATGGAGATCCCTTGGGAACTGGGGGAGGGTTCAGCCCAGGAGGGGGAGGAGCCATCGGAGGAGCTGGAGCTGGAGGAACAACTGGAAGCACTCGAACGGAGAAGCTGTACTCGGTCAAGTGGTACAAGGACAACGAGGAGTTCTACCGGTATGTTCCGTCGGCCAATCCGGCCATCAGGAGCTTCAAGGTAGACGGCATCCGGGTCGATCCGAATCATTCTGACAACAGCAAAGTGTTTCTCCGGCAGCTGTCGCTCAAATCGTCTGGCGTTTATCGGTGTGAGATATCAGCCGAGGCGCCTAACTTTGACTCCGTTCAGGGCGAAGGCCGGCTGGATGTTATTT acaTCCCTAAGGATGGTCCACACATCAGTGGCGATCGAGATGCTCGCTCTTACCACATGGGCGAAACCCTGGAGCTTAACTGCACCTCCGGTCGATCCTATCCAGCCTCAACCCTCCAGTGGTTCATCAACGACGAACCGGTGACGGATTCGGAGCTCCTGATACCCTATCCTCGCTTCCAGAATCCCCACGGGTTGATCACCAGTTTTCTCGGTCTAAATGTGATCGTCGGCCCTCATCACTATGAGCGGGGCATCATGAGGATAAAGTGTGTGGCCAGCCTTTCGCCGGTTCTTTGGCGCGAGGGCAAGGAAAGCATCCTTCAGTGGGAACAACCCACCTTCGACAATCGAGAGGCCATGCTGTTGG TTAAAAGTGGCGCTCAGAGttggaaattttcgataaaCCGATATCTGAACCTGGGATCGTTGACAATGATTCTTGTCAAAGTTCTGttatga